The Pricia mediterranea genome includes a window with the following:
- a CDS encoding RidA family protein, with product MKTLLVTIAFLGLISCNTAQENEQQSEEPVQTADPNYDPEAKLAELGIELSPASPPIANFVNAVRTGNLIFLSGKGPKKANGENITGKLGDDLSIEQGYEAARITGINQLSVLKHELGNLNKVIRVVKVLGMVNCTPDFPDQPKVVNGYSDLMVEVFGERGKHARAAVGMGSLPGNIAVEVEMIVEVED from the coding sequence ATGAAAACCTTATTAGTTACTATTGCCTTTTTAGGTCTAATTTCGTGCAATACAGCACAGGAAAACGAGCAACAGAGCGAAGAGCCCGTACAAACGGCGGATCCGAACTATGATCCCGAAGCCAAATTGGCCGAATTGGGCATCGAGCTCAGCCCCGCATCCCCGCCGATAGCGAACTTTGTTAATGCGGTACGTACCGGAAACCTGATTTTCTTATCGGGCAAAGGCCCAAAAAAAGCGAATGGCGAAAATATTACCGGAAAATTGGGTGACGACCTGAGCATCGAACAGGGCTACGAAGCGGCACGTATCACCGGAATCAATCAGCTATCGGTATTGAAGCACGAACTCGGCAACCTCAATAAAGTTATACGTGTCGTTAAAGTGTTGGGCATGGTCAACTGCACCCCTGATTTCCCTGATCAGCCCAAGGTCGTAAACGGATATTCCGATCTGATGGTCGAGGTGTTCGGAGAGCGCGGAAAGCATGCCCGTGCCGCGGTAGGCATGGGTTCTTTGCCAGGAAACATCGCGGTAGAGGTCGAAATGATCGTGGAGGTCGAAGACTAA
- a CDS encoding amidohydrolase/deacetylase family metallohydrolase has translation MKSLYLILVLIMSFFGNRVAAQEYDIVIKGGHVIDAKNNIDALLDVAIKEGKIAKVTKNIDAEKAVQVVDGEGFYVTPGLIDIHTHVFAGTLPDHYLANSFSALPPDGFTFRVGVTTVVDCGDPGWKTFPVFKENIIDRSKTRVLAFLNIVGEGMRGGAYEQDTSDMDPKLSANVAKRFKDDIVGFKVAHFEDPSWIPVDRAVKAGELAGGIPVIVDFGGDDRHPPLSIEELFFDHLRPGDIYTHTYTELDRRDPIVDTKSRQLKPFVTKARERGIIFDVGYGGASFDYGQAIPATEAGLFPTTISTDLHTGSMNSAMKDMLNVMGTFLALGMPLPEVIKASTWAPAQAIKREELGNLSEGSPADVAVFNLRQGDFGFWDRKGKKLMGKQKFECEMTIRDGKIVYDLNGIAEPIVVR, from the coding sequence ATGAAAAGTCTCTACCTAATACTTGTTCTGATCATGTCATTCTTTGGAAACCGCGTTGCCGCCCAGGAATATGACATTGTAATCAAAGGCGGCCATGTCATTGATGCCAAAAACAACATCGATGCCCTACTGGATGTGGCCATCAAGGAAGGTAAAATCGCCAAAGTGACAAAAAATATTGATGCAGAAAAAGCCGTTCAGGTTGTCGATGGCGAAGGTTTTTATGTAACTCCCGGCCTTATCGATATCCATACGCACGTCTTTGCGGGAACCCTTCCCGACCACTATCTCGCCAATAGCTTTAGTGCCCTTCCTCCCGATGGTTTTACATTTCGGGTAGGCGTAACCACAGTGGTAGATTGTGGTGATCCCGGATGGAAAACGTTTCCTGTTTTTAAGGAAAATATCATCGATAGGTCCAAGACCCGGGTGCTTGCCTTCCTGAACATCGTAGGCGAGGGGATGAGGGGCGGCGCCTACGAACAGGACACCAGTGATATGGACCCCAAACTAAGTGCCAACGTGGCCAAGCGTTTTAAGGACGATATCGTGGGGTTCAAGGTGGCCCATTTTGAGGACCCAAGCTGGATTCCCGTCGACCGAGCGGTAAAAGCCGGGGAACTGGCTGGGGGGATTCCGGTCATCGTTGATTTCGGGGGCGATGATAGACATCCCCCGTTGTCCATAGAAGAATTATTTTTTGACCATCTCCGTCCCGGGGACATCTACACTCATACCTACACCGAACTCGACAGAAGAGATCCGATAGTCGATACAAAATCCCGACAATTGAAGCCTTTTGTTACCAAAGCTAGGGAGAGGGGCATCATTTTCGACGTTGGATATGGCGGCGCCAGTTTTGATTACGGGCAGGCCATACCTGCGACGGAAGCGGGACTTTTCCCTACTACGATCAGTACCGATCTCCATACCGGAAGCATGAACAGCGCGATGAAGGATATGCTCAATGTGATGGGTACGTTTTTGGCCTTGGGCATGCCTCTTCCCGAAGTAATCAAGGCCAGTACCTGGGCGCCCGCACAGGCCATAAAGCGTGAAGAACTGGGTAATCTTTCGGAAGGTTCCCCAGCCGATGTGGCCGTTTTCAATTTGAGGCAAGGCGACTTTGGTTTTTGGGACAGAAAAGGCAAAAAGTTGATGGGTAAACAAAAGTTCGAATGCGAAATGACCATAAGGGACGGAAAAATCGTTTACGATCTTAACGGGATTGCAGAGCCCATAGTCGTTCGCTAA
- a CDS encoding RraA family protein gives MRYRFNFLAFFIFIFFLLQNLSAQTIPKEELIFLTSEWKGERFDDGRPKLPDDLLERAKKIGIDDAWTVLKNQGYTNQFEGNWKMVHDDVPVVGRALTALFMPSRPDVEKNIKERGINSQGRKGNTNSWPIEELTTGDVYVADSFGKIKAGTLMGATLATSIFSKSGNGVVFNGSARDLEAIAEIEGFNAFVRDFHPSFLEEEVLMGLNTPIRIGEAMVLPGDLVLAKREGVLFIPAHLAEQVVGTAEFVSLKDVFGFEMIRSNQYTTGEIDSKWTDKIKDDFIQWLEKNPELGKMTREQVDRILSERTW, from the coding sequence ATGAGGTATAGATTCAATTTTTTGGCATTTTTTATATTCATCTTTTTTCTGCTTCAAAACCTATCGGCACAAACAATCCCAAAGGAAGAACTGATATTTCTTACCTCGGAATGGAAGGGGGAGCGCTTCGATGACGGTAGGCCCAAACTGCCGGACGATCTGTTGGAACGTGCCAAAAAGATCGGTATCGACGACGCATGGACCGTATTGAAGAACCAGGGGTACACCAACCAGTTCGAGGGCAATTGGAAAATGGTGCACGACGATGTGCCCGTGGTCGGTCGGGCCCTTACCGCCCTTTTCATGCCCAGCCGCCCCGATGTCGAGAAAAATATCAAGGAGAGAGGTATAAATTCCCAGGGGAGAAAGGGCAACACCAACTCCTGGCCCATAGAAGAGCTCACCACCGGCGATGTGTACGTGGCCGACAGCTTTGGCAAGATCAAGGCGGGCACGCTGATGGGCGCCACCCTGGCGACGTCGATTTTCAGCAAATCCGGGAACGGGGTGGTCTTCAACGGGAGTGCAAGAGACCTTGAGGCCATCGCCGAGATCGAGGGCTTCAATGCCTTTGTACGGGACTTCCACCCCTCCTTTCTTGAGGAAGAAGTGCTTATGGGCCTCAATACACCGATCCGCATCGGGGAGGCCATGGTATTGCCCGGCGACCTGGTACTGGCCAAAAGGGAAGGCGTCCTGTTCATTCCCGCCCATCTGGCCGAGCAGGTGGTCGGTACGGCGGAGTTCGTATCCCTAAAGGATGTCTTTGGTTTTGAAATGATCAGATCCAACCAATATACTACCGGCGAGATAGACAGCAAGTGGACGGACAAGATCAAGGACGATTTTATCCAGTGGCTCGAAAAGAACCCCGAACTCGGGAAGATGACCAGGGAACAGGTCGATAGAATATTGAGCGAACGAACGTGGTAG
- a CDS encoding amidohydrolase/deacetylase family metallohydrolase, producing MKSYCLLLAMILSSIGNSAIAQEYDILIKGGHVIDAKNEIDAVMDVAINDGKIAEVAKNIGAEQAVQVVDAKGLIVTPGLIDIHGHVFAGTEPRHAYSNGFNALPPDGFTFRVGVTTIVDCGGPGWKTFPTFKANIVDRSKTRVLAFLNIVGEGMRGGVYEQDTHDMDPKMSAMVARQYPQDIVGFKVAHYNGPEWTPVDRAVEAGNMADIPVVIDFGGSNPPLSIEELYMEHLRPGDIFTHAFGQLASREAIVDVQTKKVKPFVYKAQERGIIFDVGYGGISFAYSQAIPAVKEGFYPNTISTDLHTGSMNNAMKDMLNVMSKFMLMGMNLKEVIAASTWNPAKAIKREDLGNLSVGAPADVTLLGMREGHFGFFDYTGHKMEGDKKLECEVTIRDGKIVYDLNGIADPIVIR from the coding sequence ATGAAAAGTTACTGTTTATTGCTCGCGATGATTTTATCCTCCATCGGTAATTCCGCTATCGCCCAAGAATATGACATCCTTATCAAGGGAGGCCATGTCATTGATGCCAAGAACGAAATCGATGCCGTAATGGACGTGGCCATCAATGACGGGAAGATTGCCGAGGTGGCAAAAAACATCGGTGCGGAACAGGCCGTGCAGGTAGTCGATGCCAAAGGATTGATTGTGACCCCCGGACTTATCGATATTCACGGGCATGTTTTTGCGGGTACCGAGCCGCGACATGCCTACAGCAACGGTTTTAACGCACTGCCCCCGGACGGTTTTACCTTTCGGGTAGGCGTAACGACGATAGTGGACTGTGGCGGTCCCGGTTGGAAAACGTTCCCCACCTTCAAGGCGAATATCGTCGATAGGTCCAAGACCAGGGTGCTTGCCTTTTTGAACATCGTGGGCGAAGGGATGCGGGGCGGCGTCTATGAACAGGATACCCATGATATGGATCCAAAAATGAGTGCCATGGTCGCCAGACAATATCCCCAGGATATCGTTGGGTTCAAGGTCGCCCATTACAACGGACCCGAGTGGACACCTGTAGACCGTGCGGTAGAAGCGGGCAATATGGCCGATATCCCTGTCGTCATCGATTTTGGAGGAAGTAACCCCCCGTTATCCATCGAAGAACTGTATATGGAACACCTTCGGCCCGGAGATATCTTTACGCATGCTTTCGGGCAGTTGGCCAGCAGGGAAGCGATTGTAGATGTGCAAACCAAAAAGGTAAAGCCCTTCGTTTATAAGGCCCAGGAAAGGGGTATTATCTTCGACGTGGGCTATGGAGGCATCAGCTTTGCCTATTCCCAGGCCATTCCCGCAGTGAAAGAAGGTTTTTATCCCAATACCATCAGCACAGATCTGCATACGGGCAGTATGAACAACGCCATGAAGGATATGCTGAACGTCATGTCAAAGTTTATGTTGATGGGCATGAATCTCAAGGAGGTAATCGCGGCGAGCACCTGGAATCCCGCGAAAGCCATCAAACGCGAAGATTTGGGGAACTTATCCGTTGGTGCGCCTGCGGATGTCACCTTGTTAGGGATGAGGGAAGGTCATTTCGGTTTTTTTGATTATACGGGCCATAAAATGGAGGGGGATAAAAAATTGGAATGTGAAGTCACCATACGTGACGGAAAAATCGTGTACGATCTTAATGGAATCGCAGACCCCATTGTTATACGGTGA
- a CDS encoding aminotransferase class V-fold PLP-dependent enzyme, protein MLSRRKALKALSTLPVIGGMLGPSVLSAKTVEAVAIPEARNFFKELGVRTFINAAGTYTSMTGSLMSKPVTDAINFGTTEYVNLDELNDKVGERIAQLLKCEYATVSSGAFGAMTIGLAGVMCGADEEKVKQLPDTSGVRNEVILQEAHNIGYTHALTNTGAKLIRVANAKELEKAINKNTALLWFLNANTDQGAITREEFVALGKKHNVPTFIDAAADVPPVDNLFKFTKMGFDLVAFSGGKGLRGPQSAGLLLGRKDLIKAARMHTPPRGTTIARGMKVNKEEVLGMLVALELYLARDHEKEWELWENQIQMISDSAKSIKGVETEIHVPPHANHVPSLKIRWDENVVKITKDAMREQLRDGHPSIETVGNNDEVGITTWMMEPGQERIVAKRVKEVLENA, encoded by the coding sequence ATGTTAAGCAGAAGAAAAGCACTGAAAGCCTTATCTACCTTACCCGTTATAGGCGGAATGTTGGGACCAAGTGTCCTATCCGCGAAAACCGTAGAAGCGGTGGCCATCCCCGAAGCCCGAAATTTTTTTAAGGAGCTGGGAGTCCGAACATTTATTAACGCCGCAGGCACTTATACCTCCATGACGGGATCGTTGATGTCAAAGCCTGTGACCGATGCCATCAATTTCGGAACCACCGAATACGTAAATCTTGACGAACTAAATGACAAGGTCGGGGAGCGTATCGCCCAGTTATTGAAATGTGAGTATGCCACAGTATCCTCCGGTGCTTTCGGAGCCATGACGATAGGGTTGGCGGGAGTAATGTGCGGTGCGGACGAGGAAAAGGTAAAACAACTGCCCGATACGAGCGGAGTCAGAAATGAGGTGATCCTTCAAGAAGCCCACAATATCGGGTACACGCACGCCCTGACCAATACAGGGGCAAAATTGATACGGGTAGCGAACGCCAAGGAACTCGAAAAGGCCATTAACAAAAATACGGCCCTATTATGGTTTTTAAATGCCAATACCGATCAGGGCGCGATAACCAGGGAGGAATTTGTAGCCTTGGGAAAAAAGCACAACGTCCCGACTTTTATCGATGCTGCGGCTGACGTGCCGCCTGTCGACAATCTGTTCAAATTTACCAAAATGGGATTTGATCTGGTTGCTTTTTCCGGGGGTAAAGGACTTCGAGGGCCACAAAGCGCCGGCTTGCTTTTAGGTAGAAAAGATCTGATCAAAGCGGCTCGTATGCACACCCCACCGCGCGGAACGACCATTGCCAGAGGCATGAAAGTCAACAAAGAAGAGGTATTGGGCATGTTGGTCGCTTTGGAGCTCTATTTGGCCCGAGATCATGAAAAGGAATGGGAACTTTGGGAAAACCAGATCCAAATGATTAGCGACAGCGCGAAATCCATAAAAGGAGTGGAAACCGAAATCCACGTACCTCCCCATGCCAACCATGTTCCCAGCCTAAAAATCCGATGGGACGAAAATGTGGTCAAAATTACCAAAGATGCGATGCGAGAGCAGCTGCGCGATGGGCATCCATCCATTGAAACGGTGGGCAACAATGACGAAGTCGGTATCACTACCTGGATGATGGAACCAGGGCAAGAACGTATCGTGGCAAAACGAGTTAAAGAAGTACTCGAAAATGCTTAG
- a CDS encoding PQQ-dependent sugar dehydrogenase: protein MLNRFKLYMLVGLCSALITSCDRSVADGGLQLPVGFESSVVVDSISETARHLAVNTNGDIYVNFKSAGPEGSLAALRDKDNDGRADRMRKFGISSEDQKKWGYSTAARIYNGYLYFSTELVVYRYKLNPDTLVPEGKMETVLTDDHPHGSHEHIGKPLAFDDKGYMYVPFGAPSSACQEPKRTPGAPGLDPCPQLEDHGGIWRFDANKLNQTQKDGFKYATGIRSVVAMDWNSVDGELYVVMHGRDDLLRLWPDKYSPWESALLPSEEFMRVTEGSDFGWPYCYYDQIREEKVLAPEYGGDGEVIGRCADFENPFMGFPGHWAPNDLVFYTGDQFPNRYKNGAFVAFHGSTNRAPYPQSGYFVGFVPFEDGEAKGEWEVFADGFAEVDPIVNTKDAHHRPMGIAVGPDGSLYISDSVKGKIWKITYNGDTENFGKEELLVMEKRKQMSHIRTPDKEKDNLMPKNLVGGAQLYQKYCSACHQMNGRGASGRFPPLTNTDWVAGDKERLIKIVLNGMEGSLVIDGEVYNGVMPQHSFLSDREIAEVLTYIRSSFGNEASEVKMSEVQKVKLTQQESGGKIVPIKAEAEM, encoded by the coding sequence ATGTTAAACCGATTCAAGCTATATATGCTTGTCGGACTTTGTTCCGCCTTAATAACTAGCTGCGATCGGTCCGTTGCCGATGGCGGCCTCCAACTTCCAGTGGGATTTGAATCTTCGGTGGTGGTGGATAGCATTTCCGAAACGGCAAGGCATTTGGCCGTAAATACCAACGGCGATATCTACGTGAATTTCAAATCTGCCGGTCCCGAAGGGTCCTTGGCCGCTTTGCGCGACAAAGATAACGATGGTAGGGCAGATAGGATGAGGAAATTCGGGATTTCGTCCGAAGACCAAAAGAAATGGGGCTATTCCACGGCGGCCCGAATCTATAACGGGTATCTCTATTTTAGCACCGAGCTCGTAGTCTACCGTTATAAATTGAACCCTGATACCCTGGTGCCAGAAGGTAAAATGGAAACGGTACTGACCGATGATCACCCCCACGGATCTCACGAACATATTGGCAAGCCGCTAGCATTTGATGATAAGGGATATATGTATGTCCCGTTCGGTGCCCCCTCCAGTGCGTGTCAAGAGCCGAAACGTACGCCCGGCGCTCCAGGTCTTGACCCCTGTCCGCAATTGGAAGACCATGGCGGCATCTGGCGGTTCGATGCCAACAAATTAAATCAGACCCAAAAAGATGGGTTCAAATATGCCACGGGCATCAGAAGTGTCGTAGCGATGGATTGGAACTCGGTGGATGGGGAATTGTATGTGGTTATGCACGGTCGCGATGACTTGTTACGACTATGGCCCGATAAGTATTCGCCTTGGGAAAGTGCCCTTTTGCCATCGGAGGAATTTATGAGAGTAACCGAGGGTTCGGACTTCGGATGGCCGTATTGTTATTACGATCAAATAAGGGAGGAAAAAGTACTGGCACCCGAATATGGAGGGGATGGTGAAGTAATTGGCAGATGCGCTGATTTTGAGAACCCCTTCATGGGCTTTCCGGGCCACTGGGCACCCAACGACCTGGTCTTCTATACCGGCGACCAGTTTCCTAATCGTTATAAAAATGGGGCGTTTGTCGCCTTTCACGGTTCCACGAATCGTGCACCCTATCCGCAATCGGGATATTTTGTGGGTTTTGTGCCATTTGAAGACGGCGAAGCCAAAGGCGAGTGGGAAGTATTTGCGGATGGGTTTGCGGAGGTGGATCCTATCGTAAATACCAAGGATGCCCATCATAGGCCTATGGGCATAGCGGTCGGCCCCGATGGATCGCTTTATATTTCGGATTCCGTAAAGGGAAAGATTTGGAAAATAACCTACAACGGGGATACGGAAAATTTCGGGAAAGAAGAGCTCTTGGTCATGGAAAAACGGAAGCAAATGTCCCACATTCGCACTCCGGATAAGGAAAAGGACAATCTCATGCCCAAAAATTTAGTGGGCGGAGCGCAGTTATATCAAAAGTATTGCAGTGCCTGCCATCAAATGAACGGTAGGGGCGCATCGGGCAGATTCCCCCCTCTAACAAATACCGATTGGGTGGCCGGGGATAAGGAAAGACTGATAAAAATCGTACTCAACGGTATGGAGGGCAGTTTAGTTATCGATGGAGAGGTTTACAACGGGGTAATGCCCCAACACAGCTTTTTGAGCGATAGAGAAATTGCCGAGGTGTTGACGTACATCCGGTCGAGTTTTGGGAATGAGGCAAGTGAAGTGAAAATGAGCGAGGTACAGAAAGTAAAGTTGACCCAGCAGGAAAGCGGTGGGAAAATCGTTCCGATCAAAGCAGAGGCCGAAATGTAA
- a CDS encoding nuclear transport factor 2 family protein — protein MKNLSLLFFALVLFSFLACKDGNRPAGPASTETNVENPALERGEVEDAVAALNAALVDPERTVLKGMAADDLSYGHSSGNIQDGETFIDDLMNGPFDFLSIDTSDESIHISGSTAIARHVLSAKGTNEGEPAEVHIGIMLVFQKKNGKLRLLARQAYKL, from the coding sequence ATGAAAAATTTAAGTCTCTTGTTCTTTGCGCTCGTTCTCTTCTCTTTCCTGGCCTGCAAAGATGGGAACAGACCTGCCGGACCGGCTTCGACCGAGACCAATGTTGAAAACCCCGCACTGGAAAGGGGCGAAGTCGAAGATGCCGTTGCGGCCCTGAACGCCGCGTTGGTGGATCCCGAAAGGACCGTTTTAAAAGGTATGGCCGCGGATGACCTGTCCTACGGGCATTCGAGCGGAAACATCCAGGATGGGGAAACGTTTATCGACGACCTGATGAACGGCCCCTTCGATTTTCTGTCCATCGACACTTCCGACGAAAGCATCCATATTTCAGGGAGTACCGCCATAGCAAGGCACGTACTTTCTGCTAAGGGAACGAACGAGGGCGAACCCGCAGAGGTACACATCGGGATCATGCTCGTCTTTCAGAAGAAGAATGGCAAACTCCGGCTTCTGGCAAGACAGGCGTACAAATTATAA
- a CDS encoding aminotransferase class V-fold PLP-dependent enzyme produces the protein MKTERRSAIKKIVASTTALVGLGPMAMARSEKSKENPLGLPPKHDYFRELGVTRVINAGATMTFLSGSLMMPETLAAINATAHDFADMYELQDKVGAKIAEMLHCEAAMVTSGAAAALVLGTAGIITGTDADKRKQLPNLAGDRPEVIMQKSHRYVFDQAITTTGAKIIEVEGPDEMEKAINKNTIMALFFNGAISWYGIKDSIDHEEFVAVCKRHKIPSFIDAAADVPPVENLFKYQKMGFDLVTFSGGKMIRGPQSAGLLFGRKDLIEAAKLNNSPHEAPIGRPMKVNKEEMFGMYAALKSYLERDHKKEWQDWLSRAESIRSEIATIPSVKGETHVPDGPANVVPSLHVTWDQKRVKTTPKEVYDALKGGTPSIVCGGVGQKDGKELLSVGVVLLRPEQVSIVAKRLKEVLRQAVR, from the coding sequence ATGAAAACCGAAAGAAGATCGGCAATTAAAAAAATAGTGGCCTCTACCACCGCCTTGGTCGGGCTTGGGCCTATGGCCATGGCAAGAAGCGAGAAATCGAAAGAAAATCCGCTAGGTTTACCCCCAAAACATGATTATTTTAGGGAACTGGGAGTCACCCGTGTGATCAATGCAGGTGCGACCATGACCTTTTTGTCCGGATCGTTAATGATGCCCGAGACCCTGGCGGCCATCAATGCCACAGCGCATGACTTCGCCGATATGTACGAACTACAGGACAAGGTCGGGGCCAAGATTGCCGAAATGCTTCATTGCGAGGCGGCCATGGTTACCTCCGGGGCCGCTGCCGCATTGGTGTTGGGTACGGCGGGTATCATTACCGGCACCGATGCCGATAAAAGAAAACAGCTGCCCAATCTTGCTGGAGACCGCCCCGAGGTCATCATGCAGAAAAGCCATCGTTATGTATTCGATCAGGCAATAACCACAACCGGAGCAAAAATTATAGAGGTAGAGGGGCCGGATGAAATGGAAAAGGCCATTAACAAGAATACGATAATGGCCCTGTTCTTTAACGGTGCCATATCATGGTACGGCATTAAGGATTCTATAGATCATGAAGAATTTGTAGCCGTTTGCAAACGACACAAAATTCCGTCATTTATAGATGCGGCGGCCGATGTCCCCCCGGTGGAAAACCTTTTCAAATATCAAAAAATGGGCTTTGACCTCGTCACCTTCTCGGGGGGCAAGATGATCCGAGGTCCCCAGAGTGCGGGATTGCTTTTCGGGAGAAAAGACCTTATTGAGGCTGCCAAACTGAACAATAGTCCGCATGAAGCTCCTATCGGCCGTCCGATGAAAGTGAACAAGGAGGAGATGTTCGGCATGTATGCCGCGCTCAAATCCTACCTGGAACGCGATCATAAGAAAGAATGGCAAGATTGGCTGTCCCGTGCCGAGAGCATTCGGTCGGAAATTGCAACCATACCAAGTGTAAAGGGAGAGACCCACGTGCCTGACGGCCCGGCCAATGTCGTCCCCAGCCTTCATGTCACTTGGGACCAAAAACGAGTTAAGACCACTCCCAAAGAAGTATATGATGCATTGAAAGGAGGAACGCCCAGTATCGTTTGTGGCGGTGTAGGGCAAAAGGATGGAAAAGAGTTATTGAGCGTGGGAGTTGTGCTGCTGAGACCGGAGCAGGTATCCATTGTAGCCAAACGACTCAAGGAGGTTTTGCGGCAGGCGGTCCGATGA
- a CDS encoding RidA family protein produces the protein MKDKTSRRASFKKMGMGLAAIFGVGTVNAMGKRPVRAQKEVVGEITYDQDIPLFSGGVKHGNTLYIAGKGAHVEPYEIKAHTEIVLQELQKELEKHGSSMEKVLKVNVYLADLADYKGMNEVFRGRFGKNPPVRTTVATYGGVPGDSLVEMDCIASLD, from the coding sequence ATGAAGGACAAGACAAGTAGAAGAGCATCATTTAAAAAAATGGGAATGGGCCTGGCGGCGATTTTCGGCGTGGGAACCGTCAATGCCATGGGCAAGAGACCGGTCAGGGCACAGAAAGAGGTCGTTGGTGAGATTACCTACGATCAGGATATACCATTATTCTCGGGAGGCGTAAAACACGGGAACACGCTATATATCGCCGGCAAGGGCGCCCATGTAGAACCTTATGAAATTAAGGCCCATACGGAAATCGTTTTGCAAGAACTTCAAAAAGAGTTGGAAAAGCACGGCTCCTCAATGGAAAAAGTATTGAAGGTCAATGTATATCTGGCCGATCTGGCGGATTACAAGGGAATGAACGAGGTGTTTAGGGGACGTTTTGGCAAGAATCCTCCCGTTAGGACTACTGTTGCCACCTACGGGGGGGTACCGGGAGATTCCTTGGTGGAAATGGATTGTATAGCTTCCTTGGACTAA
- a CDS encoding bile acid:sodium symporter family protein has protein sequence MKKINLYSISLGIALLLLLVVLGMVLTGNIGSAGPYMLLFFTTLALGFSGYKSLNGMVFTTMIFAGVSAALYYPGLFTEIGNVKLTILIIPLIQIIMFGMGTQMGLKDFAAVFKTPRGVLIGVAAQLMIMPFVGYGLAKVSNFPPEIAAGIVLIGCSPSGVASNVMAYLANANLALSITITSIATLLAPFLTPLLMKLLAGEFVQIDVLDMMWSITKMIIIPIGAGLLFNRLFKTKWLDRAMPVVSMLAIGIIIMIITAAGRDSLLDIGGILMLLVLVHNLFGYGLGYGFAKVFNMPEQDARTIALEVGMQNGGLASGIANSLGKIATMGLAPAVFGPLMNITGSILASYWHKKPPKSQNPETS, from the coding sequence ATGAAGAAGATCAACCTATATTCCATAAGCCTGGGCATCGCCCTGCTATTGTTACTTGTCGTGCTCGGCATGGTCCTTACCGGGAATATTGGGAGTGCCGGACCCTATATGCTGTTATTCTTTACGACCCTGGCGCTGGGGTTCAGCGGTTATAAATCCCTGAACGGCATGGTGTTCACCACGATGATCTTTGCGGGGGTATCGGCGGCACTGTACTATCCGGGACTATTTACCGAAATAGGGAATGTCAAGCTGACGATCTTGATCATCCCGCTGATCCAGATCATCATGTTCGGCATGGGCACCCAGATGGGCCTGAAGGATTTCGCGGCGGTATTCAAGACCCCTAGGGGGGTTCTGATAGGCGTTGCCGCACAGTTGATGATCATGCCGTTTGTGGGCTACGGGCTGGCCAAGGTCAGTAATTTTCCGCCCGAGATCGCGGCCGGCATCGTATTGATCGGATGCTCCCCCAGCGGGGTCGCCTCGAACGTGATGGCCTATCTAGCCAATGCGAACCTGGCACTCTCGATCACCATAACCTCTATAGCTACCTTGTTGGCACCCTTCCTGACCCCCCTGTTGATGAAGCTTTTGGCGGGGGAGTTCGTACAGATCGACGTTCTCGATATGATGTGGAGCATTACCAAGATGATCATTATCCCCATCGGTGCGGGACTGTTGTTCAACCGGCTCTTCAAGACCAAATGGCTCGATAGGGCGATGCCCGTGGTATCGATGTTGGCCATCGGCATTATAATAATGATCATTACCGCCGCCGGAAGGGACAGCCTTCTCGATATCGGAGGCATCCTAATGCTGCTCGTACTGGTGCATAACCTGTTCGGGTATGGTCTGGGCTATGGCTTTGCCAAGGTCTTCAACATGCCGGAACAGGACGCACGCACCATTGCCCTCGAAGTAGGGATGCAGAACGGCGGACTTGCCTCGGGCATCGCGAATTCCCTGGGAAAGATAGCTACCATGGGTCTTGCGCCGGCCGTTTTCGGGCCGTTGATGAACATCACGGGATCCATTCTGGCCTCCTACTGGCACAAAAAACCTCCTAAGTCTCAAAATCCGGAAACATCCTAA